In Sulfurisphaera javensis, a single genomic region encodes these proteins:
- a CDS encoding DNA-directed DNA polymerase, whose amino-acid sequence MIDNFFILDFSYDVVENKPVIYIWAIDKNNDRVVLLEKKFRPYFYVLVDENANIEEIKKEILKLSKSYSPITKVEEVQDKKYFGSPVKVLRIETVIPAYVRVYRDEVTKINGVKNVLEADIRFYMRYAIDNDLKPFYWIEAEIEEAKENNFRVKKVYELKKINRIYEDKMPELKMMAFDIEVYNKYGSPNPRRDPIIIIGVWTKEGGKQFLADKYDDIKAIRDFINFVQTYDPDIIVGYNVNNFDWPYLLERANIRGLKLDVGRRINGEPSQGVYGHYSVTGRLNVDIYGFAQSIQEVKVKTLENVADYLGVLPKEKRSLIEWYDIPKYWDDEKKRDILLKYNMDDAKSAYLLGEVFVPFGIELTKISGLPLDQLSMASVGYRVEWLLMREAFKYNELIPNKEEREYESYEGGLVISPLPGIHEEVTVLDFSSMYPSIMIKYNIGPDTLIKGDCDDCWVSPAGYKFRKEPPGLYKNVLQKLVKERKEVKELMEKTTDEYERRVLDARQRALKIMANAFYGYMGWLGARWYSKEGAEAVTSWGRAIISEAAKMAKEKGFIVVYGDTDSIFVKGKGDVNSLINEISTKFGLEIKIDKVYKRVFFTENKKRYAGLTEDGKIDIVGFEAVRGDWCDLAKQVQINVIELILKTGKVDDAVKYVKSVIFDLRRYNFKIEDLIIWKSIDKNLDEYDVTAPHVVAAKKAAKAGYLISKGVKIGYVIVKGAGKISDRAEPYFMVKEKNKIDVEYYVDKQIIPVAMRILEGFGIKESSLKTGGVDILSFFKK is encoded by the coding sequence TATACTTGATTTCTCTTATGATGTAGTTGAAAATAAGCCAGTTATTTATATTTGGGCAATTGATAAGAATAATGATAGGGTAGTATTACTTGAAAAGAAATTTCGTCCTTACTTTTATGTATTAGTAGATGAAAATGCTAACATAGAAGAAATAAAGAAAGAAATTCTGAAACTAAGTAAATCTTATTCTCCTATAACTAAAGTAGAAGAAGTACAAGATAAGAAATACTTTGGATCTCCAGTAAAAGTACTTAGAATAGAAACAGTTATCCCAGCATATGTCAGAGTTTACCGTGACGAGGTAACAAAAATCAATGGAGTAAAAAATGTATTAGAAGCTGATATTCGCTTTTACATGAGATATGCAATAGATAATGATCTAAAACCGTTCTATTGGATAGAAGCTGAAATAGAAGAAGCGAAAGAGAATAATTTTAGAGTAAAGAAGGTTTATGAATTAAAGAAAATAAACAGAATTTATGAGGATAAAATGCCAGAATTAAAAATGATGGCTTTTGATATCGAAGTTTATAATAAGTACGGTTCTCCTAATCCTAGGAGAGATCCTATAATTATAATAGGAGTGTGGACTAAAGAAGGAGGTAAACAATTCTTAGCTGATAAATATGATGACATAAAGGCAATCCGAGATTTCATAAACTTTGTTCAGACATATGACCCAGACATTATAGTTGGTTATAATGTGAATAATTTTGATTGGCCATATTTATTAGAAAGGGCAAACATAAGAGGATTAAAACTAGATGTAGGTAGAAGAATAAATGGAGAACCTTCACAAGGTGTTTATGGTCACTATTCAGTTACAGGGAGATTAAATGTTGATATTTATGGATTTGCACAATCCATTCAAGAAGTAAAAGTCAAAACTTTAGAAAATGTTGCTGATTATCTTGGGGTATTGCCAAAGGAAAAAAGGTCTCTTATAGAATGGTACGATATTCCTAAGTATTGGGATGATGAGAAGAAAAGAGATATTCTCCTCAAATACAACATGGATGATGCAAAATCGGCTTATTTATTAGGCGAAGTATTTGTACCATTTGGTATAGAATTAACAAAAATTAGTGGTTTGCCATTAGATCAACTTTCCATGGCGAGTGTAGGGTATAGAGTAGAATGGTTATTAATGAGGGAGGCTTTTAAGTATAATGAATTAATACCTAATAAAGAGGAAAGAGAATATGAAAGTTACGAAGGAGGTCTTGTAATTTCTCCTTTACCTGGAATTCATGAAGAAGTTACCGTATTAGATTTCTCTTCTATGTATCCCTCTATAATGATTAAGTATAACATTGGTCCAGATACTTTAATTAAAGGAGATTGCGATGATTGTTGGGTTTCTCCAGCAGGGTATAAGTTTAGAAAAGAGCCTCCAGGTTTATATAAGAACGTTTTGCAAAAATTAGTTAAAGAAAGAAAAGAAGTAAAAGAGTTAATGGAAAAGACTACGGATGAATATGAAAGAAGAGTACTAGATGCTAGGCAAAGGGCATTAAAAATTATGGCTAATGCTTTTTATGGTTATATGGGTTGGTTAGGGGCAAGATGGTATAGCAAAGAAGGTGCTGAAGCTGTTACTTCTTGGGGTAGGGCAATAATCTCTGAAGCGGCAAAAATGGCAAAAGAGAAAGGTTTTATAGTTGTTTATGGGGATACTGATTCGATATTTGTTAAAGGAAAAGGGGATGTTAATTCTCTGATTAATGAAATTTCTACAAAGTTCGGTCTTGAGATAAAGATAGATAAAGTATATAAACGTGTATTCTTTACGGAGAACAAGAAACGTTATGCTGGCTTAACAGAGGACGGTAAAATAGATATAGTAGGTTTTGAAGCAGTGAGAGGAGACTGGTGTGACTTGGCTAAACAAGTCCAAATTAACGTTATTGAGCTTATACTTAAAACTGGTAAAGTAGATGATGCCGTTAAATATGTTAAATCAGTTATATTCGATTTAAGAAGATATAACTTTAAGATTGAGGATTTAATAATATGGAAAAGTATAGATAAAAACTTAGATGAATATGATGTTACTGCTCCTCATGTCGTTGCAGCTAAGAAAGCAGCTAAAGCTGGTTATTTAATTTCTAAGGGTGTTAAAATTGGATATGTTATAGTAAAAGGTGCTGGAAAAATATCTGATAGAGCTGAGCCTTACTTTATGGTAAAGGAGAAGAACAA